DNA from Onychomys torridus chromosome 1, mOncTor1.1, whole genome shotgun sequence:
cgcacccacccccaccttccctcccagcccctcctctccattcccatgtcctccaggaccaagacacccctggggataaatttaaacctggtggattcagtacagtcccctccttccaggctgagcatgtgtccctgtgtaagcccaaggttccaaacagccagctcatgcaccaaggtcaggtccgggtcccacagactgggtgcctcccaaaaagatcaagctattcaatggtctcacttatccagagggcctgatccagctgggggctccacagccattggttcataattcatttgcttccattcgattggctatttgtccctgtgctttttgcaatcttggattcaacaattcatgctcttgcagtcccttgGAGGAACTtttatattgatttccatagtggctacaccAGTTTTTACTTCCATCAACAGCAAAAAAGTATTCTCCTTTCCCCTGACTGACATCAGCATTTgttatcttttgcttttgttttttatcttagcctttCTTAGAGGAGTAAGTAGTATTAATTTGAACTTTCCTCATGATTCAGAATTTGAACATTTGAAGAACATCTGATAGGcaattgtgtttcttcttttgagaattctctgtttacttccATGCCCAGATTTTAAGTTGGGTTATTTACTTTCTTGgtgttcattattattatttcttttagatcttTGTATGTTCTCAATGCTAGGCATAATCATTTGTATAGTTGGTAAATATTATCCCCATAGGTTTCCAAAAAGGAGAGATATATGTGtagtgcatacatgcacacacaaatgtatatgtgtatatgagcatGAGATAGTGAATGTGACCATATTCATTTAAAGAATCTTTAAATCTATTCCTTCTTGATAGGTGATGGCTTCTAATTCATTGGTTATAGTCCTCTTCATAGCTAgttgaaaattattttagtaaTTAGAATTATATGGACTGGATGGTcaatattttccatatatttagaaagtaagtgaagatttttttattgtacattttgatgtgaaattaaaatctgaatgttgctgaagattttgCATTCCTCACAATTTTTTCAAATGCACCTTTGACTTCtttgttcctcaggctgtagacCAGAGGGTTCAGCATAGGGATGACCATGGTGTAGAACACAGATGCCATCTTGTCAGTGCCCATGGTGTGACTGGAGCTGGGCTGTAAGTACATGAAAATGACTGTCCCATAGAAGATGGAGACTGCAGTGAGGTGGGATGCACAGGTGGAAAAGGCCTTCTGGCGTCCTTCAGATGAGTGCATCCTCAGAATAgtgattaatataaacaggtagGAAATCAAGATAACTACTATAGAGAAAAGAACATTAAAACCCACCACGAAGAAAATCACCATCTCACTGACAGAGGTGTCTGAGCATGAGAGGGCCAGGAGAGGAGGGGCATCACAGAAGAAGTGGTCTATCACATCGGACTTGCAGAAGGAGAGCCTGAAAATGTTCCCAGTGTGGATGGAGGAATTCAGGAAGCCACAGACATAGGAGCTTATGGTCAGACAAGCACATGTGTTTGTAGTCATGGTGGTAGTATAATGCAGAGGTTTGCACACTGCTGCATAGCGGTCATAAGCCATGGCAGCCAGAAGGAAACTTTCTGTAGTTATAAAGCCCACAAAGAAGAAGAATTGGGTGCCACAAGCATTGTGGGATATGAGTTTATCTGTTGAAAGGAGACCTGCCATTACTTTGGGTGTGACAGCTGAAGAATAGCCAAAGTCCACCAGAGATAGGTGACTGAGGAAAAGGTACATGGGAGTGTGGAGGCGTGAGTCCAGCAGAATCAACCCTATCATTCCCAGGTTCCCAAGCACAGTGCTGAGATAGATGAGAAGGAAGACAGTGAAGAGTGGGATCTGGAGCTCTGGGTCATCTGTTAACCCTGCAAGAATGAACTCAGTCACCTCTGTACTGTTCTCCATTGGGGATTATGTGGCTTCCCTGcagcaaagagaaaggagatcAGAATGAGAGATGGAGGGGAGAAGGTGATCCACTCGGCTTGTCTCTACATGTCTTTCTCACTGTGCAAATGTTCCTTTCCAGCATTCTGATATAAGCAAGACATGGCAGCAACATTTAAGTTTACattaaattaagtaaaataaggtCATACTATGTTCTAAAAGGGATGATATATCTCAGTCTAGTATCAGATGACTAAATTGagcccagggtggggtggggtggggggggggggggggtggggggggggggggtggggcagtcTCTTTTATAAGTACATTACACTAGTTGCTATCTGGAAAATCTCAAAGTATGTATTTGAACTTTCAAAAACAAGcacaaattattttttcatggAGCTAGAATCATTAAAGGTGTAATTTAGTCAGTGTATTATATTACAATACCATGGAGTACATACCTTTTATTCATTATCTGAATTTTTGTTCAGCTTTCAGCTTTGTTATGGTGTGGCTGATCAGACTGTGGGCTTTGAAAATGCTAGGCTAACGTCATTCATTGTAGTTAGAGTCTAAACACCACAAACTTATTTCTCAGTATTGTGCAGCTGGGGAGCAGTTGTGTGTCATGAGGTCCCACTTCCTGGTTTCTATTCAGCTTCAGGTCTACTGAGCATTTGTGTGGGGAAGGAGTTATTTCTTGGAGGTTTCTTTCATCAGCAGgctaactccagctacaggaggtCTTCCTTCACTGCATATCTACCTCCTAATGACTCTGCATTGGGAATAGAACAACATGGAGGTTAGGATTTCAACATAAGAATTTTGGTAGCACATAAGCATTCATATCATGACTTTATTTTAGAAGTATTGCAACATTTAGTTAATTTAACTCCAATTTCATTTTTGTCCATCTATGTTAAGTTATATAAAAAGGATATTTTATATAATGGAAGATATTTAAGGGAATGAATTTAACCTTAATTGTTCTCATCATAGAGTAAGATACACAGGACATATCAtttaacacagagaaaaaataGTAACATATTCTAGGAATTATGGAATATAcacaataaaagtttatttttcacaGTAAACAAATTTTCTTTCATATCCATATGTCCTTGATTCCTGGCCTTACTTTGTCTCCAGATCAGAAACATTGGGAAATGATAGTTCTACCTTACATAATGTCCATGAACTTGTTTAGTGGATATATGGCTTGGCCACACGTTTTCCTATTAACTTTTTATTGAATAAAATTATAATCCAAGTTTGAACTACATGatttttttgtacattgtgatCCAGTCAAGGGGTTTAGTCTATCTTGATTTCAGAAGTGGTCAATGTACCACTTGATGCTTCTAGATGAAGTAAAACTAACAATTTGGTgacaaaattaatttcatttagaTTCTTCCTATACTCTATTCTTCTATCCTTTATGTAgccccttcttaattttttttatgtaagcTTTATCTCTTTATatgtggatagccatcccagctgAGCAAAGTACGAGagtccttttttgttttaatcatcATGGATATAAACTTACATATATATCTACATCTTAGTGGACTCATAAATTGTGAATAATATATGCATCCAATAAATGCCTCTATTTTTGTAAGATTAAAAATCTAGGAGAACATTCCTATTGTATCATTATCTTTCTATTTTTAGAATACAAGAAACCTTGGAtaagttaaaacacaaaataaatgaaattatacaaTTTACAGGTAGGTGGGTGGAGCTGGAAACAATTGTaaccaagtgaggtaacccacaccttGAAAGTTATATATCACATTATCTGTCATAGTAGATGTTAGTTTTGAATCTTCATAAATGTACAATTTTAAAAACCTGTTATCATTGATGTTatgaatttaagaaaatttagttATGTTGAAGTCACGCCTGTTATGAAATCTCCACCTATCTGTAAATCAAGAATGTTTACAAATAAAGtttaaatttgctttttattgtaaatttcttttacacaaatattttagaattttgaaGTGGGGCCTGGAGAACTGATTTGGTGATTAAGAACTCtatctgctcttgcagagaatgtaggttcacttcccagtactcacatgatagctcacaatgACACATAACTGCAGTAGTTAGGAATTTGAGACaactattcattttatttaataaattttattgtatgttcTGTGAGCAACATCATCTATTTGAACATTACTTGAATTTTATAAAGagagtctgctgtggatatcgctctatgtaaataaagttctgattggccagtggccaggcaggaagtataggcgggacaagagaaaagagaattctgggaagtagaagactggagagagactccaccagccgccgccatgagaagcaacatgtaaagacactggtaagccacaagccatgtggcaaagtatagactaacagaaatgggttaatttaaggtagaagaagtagataacaagaagcctgccacggccatacagtttctaaacaatgtaagtttctgtatgctttcttggttgggtctgagcgactgtgggactggcaggtaagagagatttgtcctgattgggccaggcaggaaaattctaactacaaatggcacccaacgtggggcaagagtttccacctaaacctgaaaaaaaagattctaaaacggagctaaaaacagcttcctaattgtctctttcttaagttagcggcagcctgccggtttgagctactctggcgggttcctggcatgtgcgtctgacctgtactgcggcgggaatgaggaatctacaagcagcactttactctgctgcatgatggatttagcctttggtagtttaaaaaacaaataaatttctgggttatacactgctttgatagaactgcttctgatagttgatggtacacatggctccagacccagagctggcagtaaactgtaccacctccatgttgggaatctgaggtgggcggagccaccagccacagaggcgcttcagttttacaaagatggattttacacagaaaatctggtttatattgtctttgggatttttaactacaaaaaaagatttgatcataaaagctgagttaaacaaatatgtaaattttaaaggtaccttgactttaaaatttggatataaggatatgttgctttggaaaggagtctctgcttttgtttccacaaaaagccagaggctgtggatttgttccagattaagatacatcaggtttgatcagccaagaccacctaaaaggtctccaatgacacaatggcccagatgatccaacatccagaatgctttcaaggcaactggctcagaggttcactccatactcctaaaattttctttatatccccataagatacagcgcccccctccagcaggaagtagtaagaaaaactacgcccacattcccaaaattatcaagctggctttagagatggaattggctcactccttctctaaatccagacatattactaaaaaaaaaggttaaaagattcttatgtcccaaatcaaaagagccctctgatatgggacagaaaaaaaacaatatttttctttaaagcaggttgattataaatgagatctctttctaaagaagaaaaggggatatgatatagatataataggatgaaagggtagattaatgaacttaattctaaagagcaacaacttgttttaaatgttttacattggtatagattttagtctattgatacaaacttaaagttaattttgttatactgtgtgtatatttctactcttgtttaaggtattatgtttatatagctcatttaaaattgtaatggataattaaaaatagattgataattagtcatctatgataatcattctcgtagctatgttagttaagtcttctagatatacatagacatatttcagatagataggtaatcttcaaatacttcaaagaccttcagaatatggcatttaaaatatttttaaaatttagactttctggacagtgagacatgtctgctcctggcagcaccgatttacttcagagaggaggatgggcattgaagacacttcatatggaatttatcttcaccttggcaaaaatagccatttgggcaagaaactgttcttgcctggactgttcgatcacctggacatgcaggacccatagaaaggtgaccactgaactttgcttgacaaaatggtccttcaggttcctgcttcacagaggaaactgccagacattctacaggacactgagagaagtgaccaagagactctagccctgtgggctgaagacaaatgccccaacattacaaaggaacattaggtgactgttcaggctgccagctgtctctgtctaccctgcaagactcccgaaagttgcttgcatccttctcctgtttctcaggtaatattatatccttctgaggtctttgatgtggttgaagactagatagttataatttcctcaattatgataaaagataagttagatataaaaccttagactcacaaatataagatagataggatatcttctttaatattgtaactgtaattcttgctttataattgttttgttatatgtaattgtactatgtaaaagttaaaaccttcctaaaaaaaaaaaaaaaagaaaaggggaagtgctgtggatatcgctctatgtaaataaagttctgattggccagtggccaggcaggaagtataggcgggacaagagaaaagagaattctgggaagtagaagactggagagagactccaccagccgccgccatgagaagcaacatgtaaagacactggtaagccacaagccatgtggcaaagtatagactaacagaaatgggttaatttaaggtagaagaagtagataacaagaagcctgccacggccatacagtttctaaacaatgtaagtttctgtatgctttcttggttgggtctgagcgactgtgggactggcaggtaagagagatttgtcctgattgggccaggcaggaaaattctaactacaagagtctgatataaaataaatgattcaaGGAAATGTATGTAAGTCATGGAAATGCAACTCAGAGCAAATGAGctgtccttctgagtctcagCTGTATAAAAACAGCTGGATCTTCAAATGTTTAGAGTTCCATGATCTATAATctttagatatatttttaaaaaatcaaaacaaataagccacataaagtaTCAGTTATTGTCCATTCCCTCATTCTCTTAATAAGTACAATGTCTGTCTTAGCCacaagaattttgttgttttatgggCCCCCAGCAGGACATGCAACACATTTCCTAATGTTGGAAGTCTTCTGACTGAAACAAACATCCAGGCTAATAGATATTGAgctttattcttattttccatttctcaAGAAGAGCACagtgatttattgttttcttacaaCTGGGAAACAGTAATTAAGCATTGCTCAGTCCATGTAATGGTTAATAAGCCTTGTTTTTCATTTAGGTAAGTCTCTATGGATAGAAATAGAGcatgcatttacatttttttatatcatagttatataatataattttgtaactatttttgagtattttataaCTTGTTCTTAATttgatattttctcatttattaattttcatttctccttcaaaAATATTACTATGATTTTCCTGATTGCATTAACATTTTACAGATGATACCCTCATTTAGTCTTTTCATCAACTCTGGTATTAGTTAAGATAACACATTATCACATTCCCCAAAAGGGCCAACCAAGATTACAATAGTtcaaataactattttaaaatcaaCCAAGTTAATTTTTATCAAGGCAGGGACCCATACCCTATGAACTACttgataaatacacacacacacacacacacacacacacacacacacacacacacacaaatattaccACTGTATTTGGGCATGCAGCCTCTGATTATCTCTGATACAAAGTATAACAATATGCAAAACATTGAGACCTAAGCTCTCAGTGAACCAAAGGAAGGATGGCTGAACTCACAGGTTGTTCACTCCTGTCCTCAAGTTCATGAGAGTTATGGGTCTGACTCAGAGGCTTACCTTCttacctgggcaacacagcatgCAACTATAGCACCTCCATACGTAATTAGGGCTCAATTCATAATCCAGCCCTTGAAAgtaagaaaatgtctttatttggaGACTGTTACTTAGTATTTGGTATGAATGTTAAAGATCTCCAAATGGCTTTGGAACCCTCTAATACAAGCACCATTCCTGGGTCTCCTGGTCTTCCTTCTTATATCAATTATCTGACCTCTTTAAATTTCATAATATATTCATCCATAAAAAGGAATAGTAGACAAGTAACCCCAAGGACACCTGCCCTGAAGGATGCCCAGTGTGACAAAAAAGTAATCTTCATCATTTTTTGTACTTGATAAGGTGTGATTACTGTTTTATCTAACATGCTCTTGCTAACATGCCATTTGGGAAGAAATTAATTGTTGGTTCTAGATAACGATTAATAGTCAgctcaacaacaaaaataaaagaggcaCTTGTTTTGAGCTTCTCCATTTAGTGATAGGCCAATGGAGACTTCACATGTGCAAAAGTGGTAACCAGGAGAGAGTTCTATAGTCATGGAGCTCTCGTGGGAAAATATCCCAAGAGGATTACAGTGAACCCTTATCTCacacaactggggaccaagtgatTAAAGATTTTATGGGGATCCAGCTCTGCTTATCAATGGAGATCATGggattattttcattaattttttaaataattctcctGGTAATGAAAGAACTATAGGATTTCAATTTGACAGTCAGATTAAGgaatagaaattttatttttgtgtccaTAGTACATGTGTACTTCCCTAATAtgcattatttaatttaaaagaaggaaTGTCAATATGTTTAATTGTTTTTGACCCCTGCTGAGTTTGTACTACAGTGTGGAGACTTGCTAACAAGCCCATGCAAAATAAGAAATGTTCTTTCTATTTGTGGTACTTAAATACATTGGTTATAATAAGTACAAAACAACTCAAGCACACAATTGTGtgtacagagacatacacagcatactgaataagaaaagaaacagcacaCAGGAAATTGAAAGGGAAAAGAGGAATTTTACTTGATATTAGCTTGTCAGTCCTATGATAAGTGGTCTTAACACACATTTGCATATTATTATAAGCctacagcattaaaaaaattacaccCCCTAGCTAAGAATGAGGTCTGTGATCAGAATAACCTTCTCTTGCAGTTGCTCATAACTTCACTCAGTGTTCAGACTTTCTTCTATTTGTCTAAATAGCAGTACTGTGTGACATGTTGAATATTCTCTAATCTCTTTGTAGTCATCTAATGATATTGAACTTCAGTCTTTGGAAATGGTCACCAAGAATAACTTCTTTAGCAGGAGCCATTCCTTCTTTGGATGTGACTTACAATTGAATCCCAAGTGACACTGTATCACCTTCTTTGAAGAGCAAGATGAGTTTCTAGCTCaatcctgtctgtggtttatttAGAATGTGAAAATAGAAGGTGTGCTGTGTAATAGTCCAACAGTAATCATTTATGAAGGATTTGGGATTTATCCCCTATGTTTCTAATATGTATGTGAGTTCATGCCACTTAGTTAAAATCCAGATAAAAATctcaattatttaaataataagagATAATATTATTATAGTCATTTGAAGTTCTGTGATTAGGATAGTagttctgtaaagaaaaatatatatcccATTTCTCTCATACTAAGAATATAGGAGAtgaaaaaaagaggacataaagATGAAAGGGGTGTTATTAGGACTgggaattgctgtggatatcactctgtgtaaataaagttctgattggccagtggccaggcaggaagtgtaggcaggacaagagaaaagagaattctgggaagtagaagcctggagggagacaccgccagctgccgccatgagaagcaacatgtaaagacacgggtaaaccacacgccatgtggcaaagtatagattaacagaaatgggttaatttaaggtagaagaagtagataacaagcagcctgccacggccatacagtttctaaacaatgtaagtttctgtgtgctttcttggttgggtctgagcgactgtgggactggcgggtgagggagatttgtcctgactgggccaggcaggaaactctagctacagggaaTAACAAGAAATAGTAATAGATGGATGAATATGAATAAAATTCATAAATGAAGAAAAGTCACAGTGAAACTTTATAATCATACCATTAGTTATgacaaaagggagaaaaggaattaGTAGGCTGGCTCTCAGTAAATGCTTGTTGAGACAATGAACAAATCAACGAATAAATGGAGGCAGTAAGTGGACAATGATCCCATTTACTGAGCATTTTGTggttgtggtgatttgaatgagaaacgCCTCACATAGGCTCAGGCatctgaatacttggttcccaacTGGTGGTGTTATGTTGATGAGGTTAAGGAGCTACAGCAATTCTGAGGGAAGTATGCCACCAAGGGCGTGTTTTAAGATTATATTGTCTCTCCCTATTTCCAGTTTTTTCTCTCCACTTCATGTTTACAATTGAGGATTCaatttctcagcttcctgctccagccaacATACCTGCCTGGAAGCATACAGTCTAAAAAATCTTGCCTCCAGTCAGtcatttttggtcatggtattttatcacagcaacagaaaagtcactaatacaaTGGTCCTACATGTCCAAAATCAAATTTCATGATTAACTTTATGAGACTCTTAATAGTAGTGGTCTTTAAGTACATGATACCTGTGACATTCTGGAAGTTATTACTAATAATAGTGATATTGAacttattcaacaaaattatagtttGATCTACTATTCAATTTCACCATACATTATTAGATCATAATCTTCCATGAGTAACACACTTTGCTGTAACGACCCAtggtaaatttaatttaaaaaatttcaccTGTAGAAAACTTATAGAGGGTTTTAATGCTgaagttttgaaaatataaacatttatattgaCAATTTATGCATAGTATAGTTTATCAATGTTTAAATTATGTTTCATGAAGTTAATCGTCATTAAATTCCAGTAAATTGGAGTAAATATATGGTCTCaatatcttttattctttaataattttaaagaaaattattattatgttgaATATAATATGAGATCTATTCAATGAAATTATATTAATGAGGAATATAGTTTcataaaaatatcaatgaaatgcATATGAATAATTTTGTTCACCTAGGAGTCTTCCCTTCTGTAGTGTCTCAGAGTGCCTATTACTGGTGATGTTGTTTGCTTTCTCCATGAGGATTGTTCTTTTAGAtcttggggagaggaagaagggagtgtgtaggaggagtggagggagggaaactggtAGAGATGtaatgtataagagaagaataaaagttttcAAAAGCTGTTTTTGTTGGGCAATAATCCTTTCTTCATGAGCTGATTCACACAACAAACACTTCTGGATTATATGGTAGGTCCTGAGTGTTGCAGTAGATATGTAGACAGAAATAAAAGTCAACAGGCTTACTTTTTTTAAACagatattcaaacatatgagtatACTACGGATTTCTCAATAACTACAAAGTAGCAATTGTtcctatttgaaaataatttataaatcatgttcaaattattacataaaaatgaaaatctcaaCACAAGTTACTTGTTCTAAAATTCAGGCAGTTTTTACAATGTTAGATTGacatatatttatgaaattatgCTATTGTTCTAATTATTGCCCTTTCTATGTTTTCTTATATGCTAGGTGTGTTatttaatagagaaaaaaattcaaagcagAATAAATTATACTACAGGCTTATTAAGAAGACTGAGGACAATAGAGCATCTGACACAGAGGAGAATGGTGCTCACTTTATCTTTAGAGAAAAAAGTAGTCTCTACATGCATCTCTCTGCATTTGAAAAGGCAAAATTCTAATGTTTTCAAGATCTAGTCCTTAGGCCTTCTGTCTCTAGGTCTCCATATTTGTACATCAACTCAGGTTTCTGTATTGTAACTTTTCTAGTGTCTGAATTGGGATCATTTCTTTCCAGTTGTGCTCTAAATGTCACTGAAGGTTAGTGTGGCTCACCATTAGGGAATGGTGGTGACTAAGAAATGAATTTTCGGGTATTTTAGAGATAGGATAAACAGCATGTGCTCATGGATTATATGTGGACCGAGGAGGAAAGAGTCCAAATGGAGTAATCTTTGTATTCCATTATTTTTTTAGAGTTTATTTAGTTTGGCTAGATATCCAAAGGATATTTTGAAAATTGAGGAGCTACCAGATGGCATAGGTAGGCTATGATAAAGAGGCTGAGGGAACACAATCATGAAAATTGTGAAGCTATTTCGTGATGTGATTATActgttgaaaaaaattaaatcttcaaaAGATTGTCATGCAATAAAAGGATAGTGTCTCATAATTTGTGTCTCAGAATAAAGTTTCATATTGTTTACATTTGTCAACGTTTTATATGCTTAAACAAGCTTGGATTTAGGTTAAAAATTACCCACATAATGCTTTTTTAGAAATATggttaaaatatttatgttgagtttcttttgatattttgttttttcttatatgatactgtatatattattattacttcattaacattattatttgtttaatgagAGTATACTTATGATTTATTGTGTCCTAACAATGAGGCAGAATTCCTAGTGATTTAAACATATCAACTTAATACATTTTCCAAACATCCTGGTAAAGGacaattttcattattcttttaaactgagacacagaaaaatgGCTACTTCCAaacgaaagaaagcacatgaattatgaaccaaaggctgtggagcccccagctggagcaggccctctggataagtgagaccattgaatagcttgaactgtttgggaggcacccaggctgtgggactgggaccttgtccttagtgcataagctggctgtttggaaccttgggcttacacagggacactttgctcagcctggaaggaggggactggacctgcctgtactgaatccaccaggtttaaatgaatccccaggggagtcttggccctggaggagatgggaatggaggggagggcctggggaggaggtgggggcaggggtggaggcaggagtggggaggacaggggaacccatggctgatgtgtaaaattaaaacacaaatataattaaaaaaaaacaacaacaaaaaaagaaaaatggctacTTATCCAATGTTACCTGATCTATAGGTGGATAAATCAGTTATAAAGTGCACACAGGTCAGTGCCAGGGACTAAGTTGTGTACAATCACAGAATGCTATCTCTCAGGGTGCTTGTATGatttcaaaaaacttaaaaacactcAAAGAATTATGCAACCAAGGAAAAGTAGGAAGCACAATGatcatttttcaaattaattaaGTTCTTGGGATGTTCATGTTTGTTGAAGGGGATAATTAAGAATGAGCATCTCTCTTATTCTTTGTTGTTTCCCTCAAGGAGGTAAAGTTGGTGTAGATTGCTCAGTGTAGTGCTTGTTTGAATGGTAAATAAGTTTTGAGTTTTATACACTTTGAGGACATGTCTTTTAAAGAGGATTGTTTTATTTGAAGAGACAAAAGATGAATACATTTCTTTAGATCTCAAGTGGATTTCAGCTGTATGTATGAATATCTAATATCTCACCATGGTATATCCAGAAAGGT
Protein-coding regions in this window:
- the LOC118594154 gene encoding olfactory receptor 5B12-like, translating into MENSTEVTEFILAGLTDDPELQIPLFTVFLLIYLSTVLGNLGMIGLILLDSRLHTPMYLFLSHLSLVDFGYSSAVTPKVMAGLLSTDKLISHNACGTQFFFFVGFITTESFLLAAMAYDRYAAVCKPLHYTTTMTTNTCACLTISSYVCGFLNSSIHTGNIFRLSFCKSDVIDHFFCDAPPLLALSCSDTSVSEMVIFFVVGFNVLFSIVVILISYLFILITILRMHSSEGRQKAFSTCASHLTAVSIFYGTVIFMYLQPSSSHTMGTDKMASVFYTMVIPMLNPLVYSLRNKEVKGAFEKIVRNAKSSATFRF